CGGTCCGGGGTGCCCGATCCGGCACCCCGTACCACCAGTTGATCGAGCAGGTCGCGCGTCGCTTCGGCCACGGCGGCCACCGCGGCGTCGAACGCGGCGGCGTTGTGCGCGGCGGGCGCCCGGAAGCCGGAGATCTTCCGGACGTACTGCAACGCGGCCGCCTCGACGTCCGCGTCGGTCACCTGCGGGGTGAACGGTTCACGCAGCGTCTTGATGCTCCGACACATGTGCGCTCCTCCTCTCTCGGCACCCGGGCTGCCACCCGCGGCGCCGGCGGCTGTACCGACGTGCGCTGTGCCGCATCTTGTCGCGTCACGGTTGGCCGCCGGCGGGTCGTCATGTGCTCCCCGTGAACGGAGCCGCGCATCGTCGGCGCCGAGTGCAAAGCCCCTGAAATCGCCCAGAACACATTCTTGTTGTGCAGCGTACTTCCCGTCCTGGACGCCCGCCATGGGTCGCCGGGTCAATGCCGGTGGCTTGGGGTCGCCAAACGGGCCGCTACCCTGGTAGCCCGAGGGGAAGGGGCACCAAGAGGGTGGCTAGGACCTACAACGTCGTGACGTACGGCTGCCAGATGAACGTGCACGATTCTGAGCGCATCTCCGGTCTGCTCGAACAGGCCGGCTACGTGCGCGCGGTGCCGGCCGACGACACCCCGGACATCGTCGTCTTCAACACCTGCGCGGTGCGGGAAAATGCGGACAACCGGCTCTACGGCAACCTCGGTCGCCTGCGCCCAGTCAAGGACAAGCACCCCGGGATGCAGATCGCGGTCGGTGGCTGCCTGGCCCAGAAGGACCGGGGTGAGATCGTCCGCAAGGCGCCCTGGGTGGACGTGGTCTTCGGCACCCACAACATCGGTGCGCTGCCGGTGCTGCTGGAGCGGGCCCGGCACAACGCCGCCGCCGAGGTGGAGATCCTCGAGTCCCTCGACGTCTTCCCCTCCACACTGCCCACCCGCCGCGAGTCCACGTACGCCGGCTGGGTGTCGATCTCGGTGGGCTGCAACAACACCTGCACGTTCTGCATCGTGCCCGCGCTGCGCGGCAAGGAGAAGGACCGCCGCCCCGGCGACATCCTCTCCGAGGTGCGCGCGCTGGTCGACGAGGGCGTGCTGGAGGTGACCCTGCTCGGGCAGAACGTCAACTCCTACGGCGTCGAGTTCGGCGACCGGTACGCGTTCGGCAAGCTGCTGCGCGCCTGCGGTGACATCGACGGGCTGGAGCGGGTCCGGTTCACCAGCCCGCACCCGAAGGACTTCACCGACGACGTGATCGCCGCGATGGCCGAGACACCGAACGTCTGCCACTCGCTGCACATGCCGTTGCAGTCCGGCTCCGACGACGTGCTCAAGGCGATGCGCCGGTCCTACCGCTCCGAGCGCTACCTGGGGATCATCGAGAAGGTCCGGGCAGCGATGCCGGACGCGGCGATCACTACCGACATCATCGTCGGGTTCCCCGGCGAGACCGAGGCCGACTTCCAGCGCACCCTGGACGTGGTCCGCGAGGCGCGGTTCTCCTCGGCCTTCACCTTCCAGTATTCGAAGCGTCCCGGCACCCCCGCCGCGACGATGGACGGCCAACTGCCCAAGCAGGTCGTGCAGGAGCGCTACGAGCGGCTGGTCGCCTGCGTCGAAGAGATCACCTGGGCGGAGAACAAGCGACTGGTGGGGGAGACCGTCGAGGTGCTGGTCGCGGTCGGCGAGGGCCGCAAGGATGAGCGGACCGGCCGGATGTCCGGTCGGGCCCGCGACGGTCGGCTGGTGCACTTCGCGACCGAGGCGCCCGGCACGGCGTCGATGGCCAGCCAGACCCGGCCCGGGGACATCGTGCACACCACGATCACGTACGCCGCGCCCCATCACCTCAACGCCGACGGGGCGCCGGTGGCACACCGACGGACCCGGGCCGGCGACGCGGCCGAGGCGGGACGCTCCCCGCGTACCCCCGGGGTGTTGCTGGGTCTGCCGACGATCGGCGCGCCGCCGGCCGTGGTCGCACCCACCGCGGGCTGCGCCACTCACTGATCTGCGGAAGGGCCCCTCGGACAAGGGGCCCTTCCTCGGACCGCGGCTGCCTCAGACGGCCGATGCGGTGAGCATCAGCCGTCCCGGAAACTCAGCAGCTGGCGCCGTTGAGCTTCAGCGTTCCCGGCGCGCTGGCGGTGCCGTTGGCGGTGAAGCCGACGGTGATCGACCCACCCGCCGGCAGTGCCGGGGCATGCCCCGGGGCGGCGGCGGTGACTGTCGTACCGGACTGGGTGACGGTGGCGTTCCAGCCACTGCCCAGCGTCACCCCGGACGGCCAACTCCAGGTGACCGACCACGGGTTCACCGCAGCCGCCCCGGTGTTCTTCACGGTGACCTCGCCCTGGAAGCCGCCCGGCCAGGCGTTGACCTGCCGGTAGCTGGCGGTGCAGGCGCCGGGGGGCGGGGTCGTCGGTCCGCCGGTCGGTCCGCCGGTCGGTACGCCAGTTGGTCCGCCAGTGGGCCCGCCGGTCGGTCCGCCACCGGAGGGTGCGATCAGGTACGGCTGGAGGATCGCCTGCTTGGTGGTGTTGACGTTGGTCCAGTCATCCAGCGCGATGCCCCCGGTGTCACCCGAGTTGGGGTTCCACGACCAGTAGGTGAAGGACATCCCGCTGACCCCGGTGCCGGTGTACGCCATCAACCTCTCCAGCCACACCCGGTCCTTCGGGTCGGCCAGGGTGCTGCCGAACTCGCCCATCATGATCGGGGCGATGTTCTGCTTGTAGAGGTAACCGAAGTACTTGTCCCAGATGGCCGGCATGTTCGCCGGGTAGTCCGGAGCGTCGAACCAGGTCTGCCGGTAGACCGAGGTGGCGTACTCGTGCGGCGAGTAGACCAACCGGTTGGCCATGCTCAGCCGTACCGGGAACTCGCCGGCCTTCGACAGGTTCCCGCCCCACCAACCGCAGTCCTCGTCGTTGCTCGGGTCGTTGTCCCAGACGTTGGAGAGGCCACCGCTGGGGCAGCTCACCCCCTCGACGAAGATCAACCAGTTGGGCTGGACACCGAGGATGGCGTTCCCGGCCCGCTCGGCGGCGAGCCGCCAGTCCCGGGTGGTGTCGCCGCAGCCCCAACACGCGCCGGTGGCCGCCGGGTTGGTGCCCTCGGCGTGCGGCTCGTTGTGCAGGTCGGCGCCGATCACCGTGGGGTTGCCCGCGTACCGCTGGGCGAGCATCTTCCAGTCGTTGATCCAGGTCGCCTCGGAGACCGTCGAGGTGTACCAGAGCGGCGACTGTCCGGCCGCCGTCGGCCGGTGCCGGTCCAGGATGATCCGCATCCCCTTGCTGCCGGCGTAGTCGATCACCTTGTCCAGGATCTGCAGCGGCGACAGCCCGACCAGGTCCGGGTTGACGAAGTCGTTGATCCCAGTGGCGGTCGCGCCCGGCTTCAGCGCGTCATTCGAGTACGGCACCCGCAACGTGTTGTAACCCAACCGGGCCATCGTGTCGAGCTGCCCCCGCCACGGGTTGCTCGACCACAGCCCGTGGAAGGTCTTGTTGTCGGTCTCCATGCCGAACCAGTTGATGCCGGTCAGCCGAACCGTGGCACCCGTGCTGTCCACGATCTGGTTGCCGTTGGTGTGCAGGTAGCCGGTACCGGTGCCAGCGGCCACGGCCGGGCTGCTGTTGACGGCGGCGGCGAGGAACACGCCGGCCGCAACGGTGGCGAGCGCGGTCAACGCGCCGCCGAAAGCGGTGGGACGGATCATACGAGCTCCACTTCGGAGATCCGGCGCCGTCCGGTGACGGCGCCGGCGGTCGGCCCGTCCGCACGTCACGGCGCCTCAGGGGTACGCGGACAGTGCGCGACGGCCCATGTCACGCGGACGTGGTCACTCGCGGAAGCTCACCGGCGACCCTCGACAGCGGTGTTCCGCCTTCGTCGCCCTCGTACCGGTGGCCCTACCTGGCTCCGTAGCACATTCTGATCAGCGCAAGTCAATGCGTCAACCTTCGCCGCCATCGCCGCCCGCCGTCGCTGCTGCCGCCCGCCGCCGCCGTCCCGCGCGGCCTCGCGCGGCCTGTCGCGCTGTCGGCGCGTGTGCAGGGCCGTGGACGTGCAGGAGCCCCCGGTCCCGTGAGGGACCGGGGGCTCCTGGAGAACGTCAGCTCAGCCGGCCTGCTCGGCGAGCTGGAGGAACTGCCGCTTCGCGGCGAGCGCCTGCTCGGCGTCCTTGATCCGGCGCGCGTCCCCGGCGTTCTGCGCCCGGGCCAGCCGCTCCTCGGCTTCCGCAACCTGCGCCCGCATCTGGGCGAGCAGCGGGTTGTCCTCCTTGGTGGTGCGGCGCCACGCCGAGTCCATCACGTCGCGGACCTTGTCGTCGATGACGCGTAGCCGGCGCTCCAGCCCGGCGGCTGCCTCGCGGGGCACCCGGCCGGCCTCGTGCCACTGTGCCTGGATCTCCCGAAGCTTGGCCTGGGCGCCCTTCGGGTCGGCGTCGATGTTCAACGCCTCCGCCTCGGCGAGCAGGGCCTGCTTGCGCTCCAGGTTGCCGCGCTGCTCGTTGTCCCGTGCGGAGAAGACCTCACTGCGCCGGCTGAAGAAGGCGTCCTGCGCGCCCCGGAATCGCTCCCAGAGCTTCTGCTCGGCCTCCTTGGAGGCGCGCGGCGCGGCCTTCCACTGGGTCATCAGGTCCTTGAGCTGGTTGGCGGTGGCGGCCCAGTCGGTGGATTCCTGAAGTTTCTCCGCTTCGGCGACCAGTTCTTCCTTGGCCGTCTGCGCCTGCTTGCGCTGCGAGTCCAGGGAGGCGAAGTGGGCGCCTCGGCGTCGGGTGAAGCCGTCCCGGGCGGCGGCGAACCGCTTCCACAGCTCACCGTCGGCCTTCTTGTCGACCCCACGGATGGTCTTCCACTCGTCGAGGATCTCCTTGAGCCGGTCCCCGGCGGTCTTCCACCCGGTGGATTCGGCGGCGAGCTTCTCGGCCTCCTCGACCAGCGCGGTCTTGCGGGCCAGCGCCTCGCCGCGAGCGGCGTCCCGGGCCGCGCGTGCTTCGCCGGCCTTCTCCTCGGCGAGGGTGGCCAGCTTGTCCAGGCGAGCGGCCAGCGCGTCGATGTCGCCGACCACGTTGGCCTCGGGCAGCGTGGTGCGGATCCGCCGGATCGTGCTCAGCGAGTGCCCGGCATCCGCCGCACCCGACTTGAGACGCGCTTCGGTCAGGTCCACCTCGGTCACCAGGTCGGCGAAGCGGCGTGCGAAGTGCGCGAGGCCCTCCTCCGGTGCTCCCGCCTGCCAGGATCCGACCACCCGCTCGCCCTCGGTGGTCTTGACGTACACGGTGCCGTCCGCGTCCACCCGTCCGAAGGCAGTCCAGTCGCTCATGTGCCCATCCTCGTTCTCCCGGCGTCGAGGGAAGGATCCCCCGTCGCCGCCACGGCGCAGCCAAGTTGCTTCCGGCATTGTCACAGGTCCAACCCGGTCCGCGTCGAGCGCCTATCGCCGACCGTGACCATACGGTGTCCTAGGGGCCGAATGACCGGATCGGCGCGGAGACGCTCCGAGGATTCCCGCTACGGTGATCAGGTGCCACTGGTCGCCGCTGCTGTCTGCCCGCATCCGCCCCTGCTCGTGCCCGAGGTGGCCGGCTCCACGGCCCCGGAGCTGGACGCCCTTCGGGCGGCGTGCGACACCGTCGTACGCCGGTTGTTCGTCGCCGAACCGGACACGTTGCTGCTGCTCGGCAGCGGCCCGGTGACCGGCCCGATCCGCAACCCGGCGACGGGCTCCCTGCAACCATGGGGTGTCGACCTGGATGTGCCGTTGGTCTCCGGCCAGCCCGACCGCGGTGCGGTGCTGCCGTTGAGCCTGACCATCGGGGCGTGGTTGCTGGCCCGGCACGACCCGCGAGCGCCGGCGACCGCGACACCGACGGTCGCACCGCAGGTGACCGCCGTGCAGGTGGCCGCCGACGCGGGCCCGGCCGAGCTGGCCGCGCTCGCTGACGAGATCAACGCCGTGGGCGACCGGGTGGCGTTGCTGGTGCTCGGGGACGGGTCGGCCTGCCGGGGGGAGAAGGCCCCCGGGTACGACGACCCGCGCGCGCACCCGTACGACCAGCGGGTCGCCACGGCTCTGGCCGAGGCGGACCTGGACGGCCTGCTCGACCTGGACCCGGTGTTGTCGGCGGAGTTGAAGGCGGCCGGCCGCGCGCCGTGGCAGGTCCTCGCCAGTGCGGCCCGGTCGGCTGGCGGCGGGTGGCGCGGCGAACTGCTGCACGACTCGGCCCCCTACGGCGTCGCCTACTTCGTGGCGTCCTGGGAGCGGGTGTGACCAGCGGCGGGCCCGGCACGGTCGTCGCGGTGGTCGGCCCGACGGCCGCCGGTAAGTCGGCGCTGAGCATCGCGTTGGCGCACGCTCTCGACGGGGAGGTGGTCAACGCCGACTCGATGCAGCTCTACCGGGGCATGGACATCGGGACCGCCAAGCTGACCCCCGCCGAGCGGGACGGAGTGCCGCACCACCTGTTGGACATCTGGGAGGTCACCGAGCCGGCGAGCGTCGCGGAGTACCAGCGGCTGGCCCGCGCGGCGGTGGACGACATCCTGTCCCGGGGGCGGGTGCCGCTGCTGGTCGGTGGGTCCGGGTTGTACGTGCGGGCGGTGCTGGAGCGCTTCGAGTTTCCCGGCACCGACGCGGTGCTGCGCGAGCGGCTGGAACGGGAGTTGGCCGAGGTCGGCCCAGCGCCGCTGTACGCGCGACTGCGCGCCGCCGACCCGGTCGCCGCCGAGGGCATCCTCCCCGGCAACGGGCGGCGGATCGTCCGGGCCCTGGAGGTGATCGAGCTCACCGGTGCGCCGTTCACCGCGTCGCTGCCGCAGCCCACGCCGTACTACCCGTCGGTGCAGCTCGGCGTCGACCTGGACACCGGGCTGCTGGACGAGCGGATCGCGCTGCGGGTCGACCGGATGTGGGCCGACGGACTGGTGGCCGAGACCCGCGAGTTGGTCGGGCGAGGGCTGCCCGACGGGCGGACGGCGAGCAGGGCGCTCGGTTACCAGCAGGTGCTGCGCCTGCTCGCCGGTGAGCTGACCGAGGCGCAGGCGCACGACGAGACGGTCCGAGCCACCCGGCGGTTCGTTCGTAGGCAGCGGTCCTGGTTCCGGCGCGACCCGCGGATCCACTGGCTGGATTCGGCCGCACCGGACCTGATCGGGGCCGCCCTGCGCCTGGTGCCGTCCGCTACGCGATGATGGGGGCGTGGAGTTCACCAAGGGCCACGGCACCGGCAACGACTTCGTCCTCCTTCCCGACCCGGACGGTCAGCTCGATCTGACCCCGGAGCTGGTCGCGGCGCTCTGCGACCGGCGGCGCGGCATCGGTGCGGACGGCGTGCTGCGGGTGGTCCGCGCGGCCAAGCATCCGGAGGGTGCCGGGCTGGCCGGCGAGGCCGAGTGGTTCATGGACTACTGGAACGCCGACGGTTCGTTCGCCGAGATGTGCGGCAACGGCGCCCGGGTGTTCGTGCGCTACCTGCTCGACACCGGTCTGGCGACGCCCGCCGGCGCGGCGCTGCCGGTGGCCACCCGGGCCGGCGTCGTGCGCGCGCTGGTCGAGGGCGGCACGGTGTCCGTCGAGATGCGCCGACCCCAGGTGTACGACAGCTCGACCGCCACCCTGGGTGGGCTGACCCTGCCCGGCGCCGTCGTGGACGTCGGCAACCCGCATCTGGTCTGTGTTCTGCCGGCCGGCGTGGAGTTGTCCGGGCTGGATCTGACCGTCGCGCCGGGCTTCGACCCGACGGTCTTTCCGACCGGGGTGAACGTGGAGTTCATCGTGGCGGGTGACCCGGTCGACGACACCGACGGGCACGCTCTGATGCGGGTGTACGAGCGCGGCAGCGCCGAGACCCTGTCCTGCGGCACGGGTGCCTGCGCGGTGGGCGCGGTGGCCCTGCGCGACGCCGGTCGGGACACCGGAGTGGTCGCCGTGGACGTGCCCGGCGGGCGCCTGACGGTCACCGTCACAGAGAACTCCTGCTGGCTGTCCGGCCCCGCGGTCCTGGTAGCAACGGGCGAGATCAACCCCACCACTCTCCCACCCCCCGCCTAGCCCCTCACCCCGTTGATCAAGAGATTCGCGTCAGAATCGGCGGGGATCCTGACGTAAACCTCTTGATCAACGGGGTGGGGGAGAGCGGGGAGGGCGTTAGGGGGTTGCGCTGGCGTTGGCTGCGATCTCGGGGAGGTCGGCGGGGCCGGGGTCGGCGGCCGGCAGCGGGCTGGGGTTGTGCGCGGCGGCGCGGACGGCGGCGGCGACCGCGGGGGCGACCCGGGAGTCGAAGACGCTCGGCACGATCACCGTCGGGTTGATCTTGTCCTCGCCGACGACGTCGGCGATGGCCCGGGCGGCCGCGATCGCCATCTCCTCGGTGAACTCCTCGGCGTGCGCGTCGAGCATGCCGCGGAACACCCCGGGGAAGGCGAGCACGTTGTTGATCTGGTTCGGCTGGTCCGAGCGACCGGTGGCGACCACGGCGGCGTGCTTGCGCGCCTCCCGCGGGTCGACCTCCGGGTCCGGGTTGGCGAGCGCGAAGACGATCGAGTCCTTGGCCATCTGGGCGATGTCGTCGCCGGTGAGCAGGTTCGGCGCGCTCACACCGATGAACACGTCGGCGCCCCGGATCGCACCCGGCAGATCGCCCGAGTAGTTCTCCTTGTTGGTGTTATCCGCCAACCACTGCCACGCCGAGTTGAGCCCAGTCAGCCCGCGGTGCAGGGCGCCCTGCCGGTCGTACGCGATGATGTCGCCGACGCCCTGGCGCAGCAGCAGCTTCATGATCGCGGTGCCGGCCGCGCCGGCGCCGGAGACGACCACCCGGACGTCCCCAAGCTGCTTGCCGACCACCCGCAGCGCGTTGGTCAGCGCGGCCAGCACGCAGATCGCGGTGCCGTGCTGGTCGTCGTGGAAGACCGGGATGTCCAGCGCCTCGCGCAGCCGGGCCTCGATCTCGAAGCAGCGCGGCGCGGCGATGTCCTCCAGGTTGATCCCGCCGTACGCCGGCGCGATCGCCTTCACGATCTGCACGATCTCGTCGGTGTCCTGGGTGTCCAGCACCACCGGCCAGGCGTCCACCCCGCCGAAGCGCTTGAACAGCGCCGCCTTGCCCTCCATCACGGGCAGCGACGCGGCCGGGCCCAGGTTGCCCAGGCCGAGCACCGCCGAACCATCGCTGACCACCGCGACGGTGTTGCGCTTGATGGTCAGTCGCCGGGCGTCCGCCGGGTTCTCGGCGATTGCCATGCAGACCCGGGCAACCCCCGGGGTGTACGCCCGGGACAGCTCGTCGCGGTTGCGCAGGGCGACCTTCGAGGTCACCTCGATCTTGCCGCCCAGGTGCAGGAGGAACGTCCGGTCCGACACCTTCCGCACGTCCACGCCGTCCAGCGCGGTCAGCGCGTCGACGACCTGGTCGGCGTGGCTGGCGTCGGCGGTGTCGCAGGTCAGGTCGACGATCACGTGGGTCGGATCCGAGTCCACCACGTCCAGCGCCGTGACGATCGCCCCGGCCTCACCGACAGAGGTGGTGAGCCGGCCGATCGAGGAGGCGTCCGCGGTTACGGCGATCCGGATGGTGATCGAAAATCCGGCGCTCGGCAGTCGGGTGATGGCCACGGGATCCCTCCGTCACGGCTGTGCGGCCGATCGGCCGCCGCCCGCATTTCTACCGGGTTGTCGCAGCCGACCAGCATTCGCCCCCACTTTTGGCGACCTTGAGCATGGGCATATAGCAGGTGCGTTCGGCGTTGTGTCATGTCAGGATTACGTTCTACTTATCAAAACGGACAGGAGAACCGCTTGCGAGACCAGGAGAGCTTTGTCCCCGTCGAGGACGAGCTCGACGACGTCACCACCGGCGAGATGGAGCTGTCGGAGCGGCAGTCCCTCCGACGCGTCCCGGGCCTGTCAACCGAGCTCACCGACGTCACCGAGGTGGAATACCGCCAGCTGCGGCTGGAGCGGGTCGTCCTGGTGGGCGTCTGGACCGAAGGCACGATTGCCGACGCGGAAAATTCGCTGACCGAGCTTGCCGCGCTGGCCGAGACGGCCGGTTCGCAGGTGCTCGAAGGGCTCATCCAGCGCCGCACCCGACCCGACCCGGCGACGTACATCGGCCGCGGCAAGGTCGACGACCTCGGCGCGGTGGTGCTCTCCACCGGCGCCGACACGGTCATCTGCGACGGCGAGCTGTCGCCGTCGCAGCTGCGCAACCTGGAACAGCGCACCAAGGTCAAGGTTGTCGACCGGACGGCGCTGATCCTCGACATCTTCGCCCAGCACGCCAAGAGCAAGGAAGGTAAGGCGCAGGTCGAGCTGGCCCAGCTCCAATACCTGCTGCCCCGACTGCGCGGTTGGGGTGAGACGCTCTCCCGGCAGACCGGTGGTTCCGGTCGGGGCGGCGGCGCCGGCGGCGGTGTGGGTGTGCGTGGTCCCGGTGAGACCAAGCTGGAGACCGACCGGCGGCGCATCCGCCACCGCATCTCCCGGCTGCGCCGCGAGATCAAGAACATGCGGACGGTACGCGTCACCAAGCGTGCCCGACGCACCCGCAACTCCATCCCTGCCGTGGCCATCGCGGGCTACACCAACGCCGGCAAGTCCAGCCTGCTCAACCGGCTGACGGACGCGGGCGTGCTGGTGGAGAACGCGCTGTTCGCGACACTGGACCCGACCACCCGTAAGACCACCGCCTCGGACGGGCGGATCTACACCCTCTCCGACACGGTCGGCTTCGTCCGGCACCTGCCGCACCAGATCGTCGAGGCGTTCCGCTCGACGCTGGAGGAGGTCGCGGAGGCGGATCTGGTGGTGCACGTCGTCGACGGCACCCACCCGGATCCGGAGGAGCAGGTCCGGGCGGTGCACGAGGTGCTCGCCGAGGTGAGCGCGGATCGGCTCCCCGAGCTGCTGGTGGTCAACAAGACCGACGCGGCCGACGAGGACACCCTGCTGCGGCTCAAGCGGCTCTGGCCGGACGCGATCTTCGTGTCGGCGTACTCCGGTATGGGCATCGAGGACCTGCGCTCGGCAATCGAGGACCGGCTGCCGCAGCCGGCCGTCGAGGTCCGGGCTGTGCTCCCGTACGACCGCGGTGACCTGGTGGCCCGGGTGCACCGCACCGGCGAGGTGCTCAGCACGTCGCACCTGCCGGAGGGCACCCTGCTGCACGTCCGCGTCGGCGCGGATCTGGCTGCGGAGTTGGCGCCGTTCGACGTCGAGCGGCAGGGGCAGGCGGCCGGCAGCCGATCCTGAGCGCCCACGGCGTCATCCACCCGAAACGCGTGGCATGCGACACTGGCCGAATGCGCCGCGTTGTTTCCTCGGTCACGGTTGCCCTCGGCCTGTTCGGGGCAACCGTGGCGCTCGCCGGAGTCGCCGCAGCGGCTCCCGCCGCCGGGTCGTCCGTGCTCCCCTCCGTCGCTGCTGGCCAGAAGCGGTGCACGATCGTTGACGAGCGGCTGCGGGAGCTGTCGGGTCTGGTCGCGACCAAGAGCGGCTACATCGTGATCAACGACGACACCCAGGACGCGGCACGCAAGCGGGTCTTCTTCCTCGACAGCAAGTGCAAGATCTCGAAGGATCCGGTGCGATACCCGGGGCAGGGCCCGGTCGACACCGAGGATCTGGCCCTCTCCAAGGATGGCGGCACCCTCTGGATCGCCGACACCGGTAACGCCACCACCGCGAAGGAGCGCCGCACGCGCGTCGCGCTCTGGTCGATGCCGGTCACCGGCGGTAAGCAGCCGACGCTGCACCGGATCTCCTACCCCGAGGCCAAAGCGCACGAAGCCGAGGCGTTGCTCA
The nucleotide sequence above comes from Micromonospora luteifusca. Encoded proteins:
- the hflX gene encoding GTPase HflX codes for the protein MRDQESFVPVEDELDDVTTGEMELSERQSLRRVPGLSTELTDVTEVEYRQLRLERVVLVGVWTEGTIADAENSLTELAALAETAGSQVLEGLIQRRTRPDPATYIGRGKVDDLGAVVLSTGADTVICDGELSPSQLRNLEQRTKVKVVDRTALILDIFAQHAKSKEGKAQVELAQLQYLLPRLRGWGETLSRQTGGSGRGGGAGGGVGVRGPGETKLETDRRRIRHRISRLRREIKNMRTVRVTKRARRTRNSIPAVAIAGYTNAGKSSLLNRLTDAGVLVENALFATLDPTTRKTTASDGRIYTLSDTVGFVRHLPHQIVEAFRSTLEEVAEADLVVHVVDGTHPDPEEQVRAVHEVLAEVSADRLPELLVVNKTDAADEDTLLRLKRLWPDAIFVSAYSGMGIEDLRSAIEDRLPQPAVEVRAVLPYDRGDLVARVHRTGEVLSTSHLPEGTLLHVRVGADLAAELAPFDVERQGQAAGSRS
- the miaB gene encoding tRNA (N6-isopentenyl adenosine(37)-C2)-methylthiotransferase MiaB; protein product: MARTYNVVTYGCQMNVHDSERISGLLEQAGYVRAVPADDTPDIVVFNTCAVRENADNRLYGNLGRLRPVKDKHPGMQIAVGGCLAQKDRGEIVRKAPWVDVVFGTHNIGALPVLLERARHNAAAEVEILESLDVFPSTLPTRRESTYAGWVSISVGCNNTCTFCIVPALRGKEKDRRPGDILSEVRALVDEGVLEVTLLGQNVNSYGVEFGDRYAFGKLLRACGDIDGLERVRFTSPHPKDFTDDVIAAMAETPNVCHSLHMPLQSGSDDVLKAMRRSYRSERYLGIIEKVRAAMPDAAITTDIIVGFPGETEADFQRTLDVVREARFSSAFTFQYSKRPGTPAATMDGQLPKQVVQERYERLVACVEEITWAENKRLVGETVEVLVAVGEGRKDERTGRMSGRARDGRLVHFATEAPGTASMASQTRPGDIVHTTITYAAPHHLNADGAPVAHRRTRAGDAAEAGRSPRTPGVLLGLPTIGAPPAVVAPTAGCATH
- a CDS encoding cellulase family glycosylhydrolase, producing the protein MIRPTAFGGALTALATVAAGVFLAAAVNSSPAVAAGTGTGYLHTNGNQIVDSTGATVRLTGINWFGMETDNKTFHGLWSSNPWRGQLDTMARLGYNTLRVPYSNDALKPGATATGINDFVNPDLVGLSPLQILDKVIDYAGSKGMRIILDRHRPTAAGQSPLWYTSTVSEATWINDWKMLAQRYAGNPTVIGADLHNEPHAEGTNPAATGACWGCGDTTRDWRLAAERAGNAILGVQPNWLIFVEGVSCPSGGLSNVWDNDPSNDEDCGWWGGNLSKAGEFPVRLSMANRLVYSPHEYATSVYRQTWFDAPDYPANMPAIWDKYFGYLYKQNIAPIMMGEFGSTLADPKDRVWLERLMAYTGTGVSGMSFTYWSWNPNSGDTGGIALDDWTNVNTTKQAILQPYLIAPSGGGPTGGPTGGPTGVPTGGPTGGPTTPPPGACTASYRQVNAWPGGFQGEVTVKNTGAAAVNPWSVTWSWPSGVTLGSGWNATVTQSGTTVTAAAPGHAPALPAGGSITVGFTANGTASAPGTLKLNGASC
- a CDS encoding NAD-dependent malic enzyme, whose amino-acid sequence is MAITRLPSAGFSITIRIAVTADASSIGRLTTSVGEAGAIVTALDVVDSDPTHVIVDLTCDTADASHADQVVDALTALDGVDVRKVSDRTFLLHLGGKIEVTSKVALRNRDELSRAYTPGVARVCMAIAENPADARRLTIKRNTVAVVSDGSAVLGLGNLGPAASLPVMEGKAALFKRFGGVDAWPVVLDTQDTDEIVQIVKAIAPAYGGINLEDIAAPRCFEIEARLREALDIPVFHDDQHGTAICVLAALTNALRVVGKQLGDVRVVVSGAGAAGTAIMKLLLRQGVGDIIAYDRQGALHRGLTGLNSAWQWLADNTNKENYSGDLPGAIRGADVFIGVSAPNLLTGDDIAQMAKDSIVFALANPDPEVDPREARKHAAVVATGRSDQPNQINNVLAFPGVFRGMLDAHAEEFTEEMAIAAARAIADVVGEDKINPTVIVPSVFDSRVAPAVAAAVRAAAHNPSPLPAADPGPADLPEIAANASATP
- the miaA gene encoding tRNA (adenosine(37)-N6)-dimethylallyltransferase MiaA — translated: MGAGVTSGGPGTVVAVVGPTAAGKSALSIALAHALDGEVVNADSMQLYRGMDIGTAKLTPAERDGVPHHLLDIWEVTEPASVAEYQRLARAAVDDILSRGRVPLLVGGSGLYVRAVLERFEFPGTDAVLRERLERELAEVGPAPLYARLRAADPVAAEGILPGNGRRIVRALEVIELTGAPFTASLPQPTPYYPSVQLGVDLDTGLLDERIALRVDRMWADGLVAETRELVGRGLPDGRTASRALGYQQVLRLLAGELTEAQAHDETVRATRRFVRRQRSWFRRDPRIHWLDSAAPDLIGAALRLVPSATR
- the dapF gene encoding diaminopimelate epimerase: MEFTKGHGTGNDFVLLPDPDGQLDLTPELVAALCDRRRGIGADGVLRVVRAAKHPEGAGLAGEAEWFMDYWNADGSFAEMCGNGARVFVRYLLDTGLATPAGAALPVATRAGVVRALVEGGTVSVEMRRPQVYDSSTATLGGLTLPGAVVDVGNPHLVCVLPAGVELSGLDLTVAPGFDPTVFPTGVNVEFIVAGDPVDDTDGHALMRVYERGSAETLSCGTGACAVGAVALRDAGRDTGVVAVDVPGGRLTVTVTENSCWLSGPAVLVATGEINPTTLPPPA
- a CDS encoding class III extradiol dioxygenase subunit B-like domain-containing protein, which translates into the protein MTGSARRRSEDSRYGDQVPLVAAAVCPHPPLLVPEVAGSTAPELDALRAACDTVVRRLFVAEPDTLLLLGSGPVTGPIRNPATGSLQPWGVDLDVPLVSGQPDRGAVLPLSLTIGAWLLARHDPRAPATATPTVAPQVTAVQVAADAGPAELAALADEINAVGDRVALLVLGDGSACRGEKAPGYDDPRAHPYDQRVATALAEADLDGLLDLDPVLSAELKAAGRAPWQVLASAARSAGGGWRGELLHDSAPYGVAYFVASWERV
- a CDS encoding DUF349 domain-containing protein, whose protein sequence is MSDWTAFGRVDADGTVYVKTTEGERVVGSWQAGAPEEGLAHFARRFADLVTEVDLTEARLKSGAADAGHSLSTIRRIRTTLPEANVVGDIDALAARLDKLATLAEEKAGEARAARDAARGEALARKTALVEEAEKLAAESTGWKTAGDRLKEILDEWKTIRGVDKKADGELWKRFAAARDGFTRRRGAHFASLDSQRKQAQTAKEELVAEAEKLQESTDWAATANQLKDLMTQWKAAPRASKEAEQKLWERFRGAQDAFFSRRSEVFSARDNEQRGNLERKQALLAEAEALNIDADPKGAQAKLREIQAQWHEAGRVPREAAAGLERRLRVIDDKVRDVMDSAWRRTTKEDNPLLAQMRAQVAEAEERLARAQNAGDARRIKDAEQALAAKRQFLQLAEQAG
- a CDS encoding DUF2277 family protein produces the protein MCRSIKTLREPFTPQVTDADVEAAALQYVRKISGFRAPAAHNAAAFDAAVAAVAEATRDLLDQLVVRGAGSGTPDRQAAAASS